One stretch of Oceanidesulfovibrio indonesiensis DNA includes these proteins:
- a CDS encoding glycosyltransferase family 2 protein, producing MCLKTPDVYAVVLNFNGLECNSRCIHSLLAQDYPTLSILLVDNGSTDNSLHAVQEEFGDALNYLMNHENLYFAAGNNRGIRYALDSGAEYIFIVNNDTKLDSCCVSELVRFLEKHPGAGGCQPVIHHMDESGEVSNEIASAGVHISLSGRCWDERNDEAMNVLPKVPRIVNGITGGAMMLPVRVIRDVGMFNEDYVMYFEDVDLSFRILEAGYLLYAVPSAEMGHAVGTTTSKHAPLLLINRCEANSYRLIVDHFPGSLALFGIMASFCFSVGSLGKALMQRNFPKGRAVWSGMVEGLSYFLSHGFKALRSPNGLVVRRHVSTSVLFPLNRQRRGS from the coding sequence ATGTGTTTAAAGACGCCAGATGTATATGCTGTTGTGCTTAATTTCAATGGCTTGGAATGCAATTCGCGCTGCATTCACTCGCTTCTAGCACAGGATTATCCGACGCTCAGCATTTTATTAGTGGACAATGGTTCTACTGACAATTCTTTGCATGCTGTGCAGGAAGAGTTTGGCGATGCGTTGAACTATCTCATGAATCATGAAAATTTGTACTTCGCTGCAGGCAATAATCGGGGCATTCGGTATGCACTTGATTCGGGTGCAGAATACATATTTATTGTCAACAACGACACTAAACTCGACTCTTGCTGCGTTTCAGAATTAGTGCGTTTTTTGGAAAAACACCCTGGCGCAGGTGGATGCCAGCCGGTTATTCACCATATGGATGAGTCAGGCGAAGTCTCGAATGAGATTGCCTCGGCAGGAGTGCATATTTCGTTGAGCGGCCGTTGCTGGGATGAGCGCAATGACGAGGCCATGAATGTCCTGCCGAAAGTGCCACGTATTGTTAATGGAATCACTGGCGGCGCCATGATGCTTCCAGTTCGGGTGATACGTGATGTAGGAATGTTCAATGAGGACTACGTCATGTATTTTGAAGATGTGGATTTATCATTTCGCATTCTAGAGGCAGGTTACCTTCTATATGCTGTGCCTTCTGCTGAGATGGGGCACGCCGTTGGAACAACAACATCCAAGCACGCTCCACTGTTGCTTATAAACCGCTGTGAAGCGAACAGTTATCGTTTAATCGTCGACCATTTCCCCGGATCGCTTGCGCTCTTTGGGATTATGGCCTCATTTTGCTTTTCTGTTGGTTCGTTAGGCAAGGCGTTGATGCAACGGAATTTTCCTAAGGGGAGGGCGGTATGGAGCGGAATGGTTGAAGGACTTAGCTATTTTTTGAGCCATGGATTCAAGGCATTGCGCAGTCCTAATGGTCTTGTGGTGCGTCGTCATGTTTCAACATCGGTATTGTTTCCCTTGAATCGCCAGCGACGTGGGTCGTGA
- a CDS encoding mannose-1-phosphate guanylyltransferase/mannose-6-phosphate isomerase gives MIQPVVLAGGKGSRLWPLSRELYPKQYIAFPGEGTLFEKTLLRTRLFEQVATPIVVCNVEHRFLVAEQMQLLNMEGRIILEPVGKNTAPAAAVSALVCQEEDPVLLVMPADHKLNGEVLQKAVEDAFPLAEDGYLVAFGIAPEKPETGYGYLRKGQPLPKGFKVDSFAEKPSHDLATQYVDSGEYFWNSGIFLFRASAYLHELKKFAPEISSACTEAITGMISDLDFMRLPQDAFKACPSDSIDYAVMEKTDKCAMVVLENAEWSDLGSWSAIYETGVKDTNGNVCQGEVMVDSVKNCYLHAESRLISAVGVENLVIVETSDAVLVADKNQVQNVKNIVNALCEKNDEKAILHRKVYRPWGSYEGTDKDKRFQVKRIIVNPGQVLSLQKHHHRAEHWVVVSGTAKITVGDNEVLLTEDQSTYIPIGTVHRLENPGCIPLQLIEIQTGSYLGEDDILRLDDVYGRDGIDG, from the coding sequence ATGATCCAACCAGTCGTTCTTGCAGGTGGAAAAGGGAGCCGCTTGTGGCCGCTTTCGAGAGAATTGTACCCAAAGCAGTATATTGCGTTTCCTGGAGAAGGGACACTTTTTGAGAAAACGCTTTTACGCACCAGACTTTTTGAACAGGTGGCTACGCCTATAGTGGTATGCAATGTTGAACACCGTTTCCTCGTTGCCGAGCAAATGCAACTATTGAACATGGAAGGTCGGATCATTCTTGAACCGGTAGGGAAAAACACGGCCCCTGCCGCAGCGGTCAGTGCTTTGGTGTGTCAGGAAGAAGACCCTGTACTGCTTGTCATGCCCGCCGACCACAAACTCAATGGCGAGGTCTTGCAAAAGGCGGTGGAGGACGCATTCCCGCTTGCCGAAGACGGATATCTTGTAGCCTTTGGGATCGCCCCGGAAAAGCCCGAGACAGGATACGGTTATCTGCGCAAAGGACAGCCGCTGCCAAAGGGATTCAAGGTGGATTCCTTTGCAGAAAAGCCTTCGCACGATCTGGCGACGCAATATGTGGATTCGGGCGAGTATTTCTGGAATAGCGGCATATTCCTTTTCAGGGCCTCCGCATATCTGCATGAGCTGAAGAAATTTGCTCCTGAGATCAGTTCAGCCTGCACCGAGGCCATAACAGGCATGATTTCGGACCTGGATTTCATGCGGCTTCCGCAGGATGCATTCAAGGCGTGCCCTTCGGATTCCATTGACTATGCAGTGATGGAGAAGACCGATAAATGCGCAATGGTCGTTCTCGAAAATGCCGAGTGGAGCGACCTGGGTTCCTGGAGCGCCATTTACGAAACAGGCGTAAAGGATACCAATGGCAATGTCTGCCAGGGTGAAGTCATGGTCGACAGCGTGAAGAATTGCTATCTTCATGCGGAGTCCAGGTTGATCAGTGCGGTAGGCGTTGAGAATCTGGTCATCGTTGAGACTTCTGATGCAGTTCTTGTTGCGGATAAGAATCAGGTCCAGAATGTTAAGAACATTGTGAACGCTTTGTGCGAAAAAAATGACGAAAAAGCCATTCTGCACAGGAAGGTATACAGGCCATGGGGCTCCTACGAAGGTACCGACAAGGATAAGCGCTTCCAGGTCAAGCGTATAATAGTCAATCCGGGTCAGGTTCTTTCTTTGCAAAAGCACCACCATCGTGCCGAACATTGGGTGGTTGTAAGCGGAACGGCAAAAATAACAGTCGGGGACAACGAAGTTTTACTCACCGAAGACCAATCCACCTACATTCCGATTGGCACAGTCCACCGCCTGGAAAACCCAGGCTGCATCCCCTTGCAGCTGATAGAAATACAAACGGGATCCTATTTAGGCGAAGACGACATCTTACGACTGGATGATGTATATGGACGGGATGGGATTGATGGGTGA
- a CDS encoding phosphomannomutase yields MNCFKSYDIRGVVPDQLNEDISYGIGRAFMSEVDASAVCVGRDIRLSSEAIADALIQGLCEGGADIFDIGLCGTEEVYFHTFNKGFGGGIMVTASHNPANYNGMKMVRKEARPISGDNGLFEIRDRVALKRYETPVRTGQRRELAARSEYVDFLLSLVDTDSFASLKILANPGNGCAGPVVRALAEHLPFSFHFVHEEPDGTFPNGIPNPLLPDRREATSKAVVESGADLGLAWDGDFDRCFFFDENGDFIEGYYLVGLLARSVLFHHPGSKIIHDPRLTWNTIDIVKAAGGVPVMSKTGHAFIKERMRQEDAVYGGEMSAHHYFKAFGYCDSGMVPWLLVCEILSRTGQSLSHLVRSMKSSYPVSGEINLRVPDPQRALAYVEEACRPLTQRIDKIDGLSMDLGDWRFNLRCSNTEPVVRLNVESKADETLMKDKTSELLSILEKFGENKERS; encoded by the coding sequence ATGAACTGTTTCAAATCGTATGACATTCGCGGTGTTGTTCCGGACCAGCTGAATGAGGACATCTCGTATGGAATTGGCAGAGCGTTCATGTCCGAGGTCGACGCCTCGGCGGTCTGCGTGGGGCGCGACATTCGCCTTTCAAGCGAGGCCATTGCCGACGCCCTGATACAGGGCCTGTGCGAGGGCGGCGCCGATATTTTCGATATAGGGCTATGCGGAACCGAAGAAGTCTACTTCCATACATTCAATAAGGGCTTCGGGGGCGGCATCATGGTGACCGCAAGCCATAATCCCGCAAACTATAACGGGATGAAAATGGTCCGGAAAGAAGCCCGACCCATTAGCGGGGACAATGGCCTTTTCGAAATTCGAGACCGGGTCGCCCTGAAGCGTTATGAAACCCCAGTTCGGACCGGCCAGCGGCGTGAACTGGCGGCGCGTTCGGAATATGTCGATTTCCTTTTAAGCCTGGTCGATACTGATTCGTTCGCTTCGCTGAAGATTCTCGCCAACCCGGGAAACGGCTGCGCAGGGCCGGTTGTTCGCGCGCTTGCCGAACATCTGCCGTTCTCTTTCCATTTCGTCCACGAAGAACCGGACGGAACCTTTCCCAACGGCATTCCCAACCCCCTGCTGCCAGACCGGCGGGAGGCCACGTCAAAGGCAGTGGTCGAATCCGGCGCAGACCTCGGGCTTGCCTGGGACGGCGATTTCGACCGGTGTTTTTTCTTCGATGAAAATGGAGACTTTATCGAGGGGTATTATCTCGTAGGGCTCTTGGCCCGAAGCGTCCTGTTCCATCATCCTGGATCAAAAATCATTCACGATCCGAGATTGACATGGAACACCATCGATATTGTAAAGGCGGCCGGCGGAGTACCTGTCATGAGCAAGACCGGCCATGCATTCATCAAGGAGCGCATGCGCCAGGAAGACGCCGTTTATGGCGGCGAGATGAGCGCCCATCACTACTTCAAAGCGTTCGGATACTGCGATAGTGGCATGGTTCCGTGGCTCCTGGTGTGCGAAATATTGAGCCGTACCGGCCAATCCTTATCTCACCTTGTGCGGTCGATGAAAAGCTCGTATCCAGTAAGTGGCGAAATCAATCTGAGAGTACCCGATCCGCAACGCGCCCTTGCCTATGTTGAGGAAGCATGTCGGCCCCTGACGCAACGCATCGATAAAATAGATGGTTTGAGTATGGACCTTGGCGACTGGCGGTTCAACCTGCGTTGCTCAAACACGGAGCCTGTCGTCAGGCTGAACGTCGAAAGCAAGGCAGATGAGACGCTCATGAAGGACAAGACGTCAGAACTTCTGTCCATCCTCGAAAAATTTGGCGAAAATAAGGAACGCTCATGA
- a CDS encoding FkbM family methyltransferase codes for MQNSKQLYKSQKRQDRWVLEEVLPGKIGGFFLDLAAADGVTHSNTYVLEKQFRWSGICIEPNPDFFKALKAERNCICNNSVVSDKIEFVKFRVDNGQLGGIVSEDTDNSYRIRGDQLAKADIISLKTDTLANILQKNNAPETIDYFSLDVEGAEERIISSFDFSKYRFLCITVERPTPKVNSILFDNGYVFVKNYCFDSFYVHPEIAKTSNIHCEQFEQIPPKDW; via the coding sequence ATGCAGAACAGCAAACAATTATACAAGTCTCAGAAAAGACAAGACCGATGGGTTTTGGAAGAAGTTCTGCCCGGCAAGATAGGTGGTTTTTTTCTCGATCTGGCAGCAGCCGATGGTGTAACGCATAGCAACACATATGTCTTAGAAAAACAATTTCGCTGGAGCGGCATATGCATTGAGCCGAATCCTGATTTCTTCAAAGCACTAAAAGCCGAGAGGAACTGCATTTGCAACAACTCAGTTGTCAGCGACAAAATTGAATTTGTGAAATTTCGTGTCGACAACGGACAACTTGGTGGAATCGTATCCGAAGACACGGACAATAGCTATCGAATAAGAGGCGACCAATTGGCAAAAGCTGATATAATCTCATTAAAGACAGACACACTGGCCAATATCTTGCAAAAAAACAATGCCCCTGAAACTATCGATTATTTCTCTCTGGATGTTGAAGGTGCAGAGGAAAGAATTATTTCGAGTTTCGATTTTTCGAAATACAGGTTTCTATGCATCACAGTCGAAAGACCAACACCAAAAGTGAACAGCATTCTTTTTGACAATGGTTATGTATTTGTAAAAAATTACTGTTTCGATTCGTTTTATGTGCATCCCGAAATAGCTAAAACTAGCAACATTCATTGCGAACAATTTGAACAGATTCCACCCAAGGACTGGTAG
- a CDS encoding ABC transporter permease has protein sequence MVFRKTIPLLLFKTSANLRAEVSRYYLNYLWWIIDPVLTMATFYVVFGIFLNRGIPHFVAFLLIGLTAWNWFARSVQHSANSILQGRGLMMQVDIPKIFFPLEIFLRDTFKHLFVVVLLLVFLVFYPTPVSETWVALPVLMIAQAALILSISIICAMVVPFVQDLSFVIGTGIQLMFFGSGIFYRIEDVVLPEHQHILYLNPMAGLLKEYRNVLMYSTWPDWVYIGKIFLVSCLLLVFAVYMLRKLDYIYPRISQQ, from the coding sequence ATGGTTTTTAGAAAAACAATCCCACTATTGCTATTCAAAACGTCAGCTAATCTTCGTGCGGAAGTTTCACGATATTATCTGAATTATTTGTGGTGGATAATAGATCCAGTGCTAACAATGGCCACATTTTACGTTGTCTTTGGAATATTTTTGAATCGTGGCATACCACATTTTGTAGCATTTTTGTTGATTGGACTTACAGCATGGAACTGGTTCGCCAGGAGTGTACAACATTCCGCAAATAGTATCTTACAGGGTCGAGGCTTGATGATGCAGGTAGATATTCCAAAAATATTCTTTCCATTGGAGATATTCCTGCGAGATACCTTCAAACACTTATTTGTTGTAGTGCTGTTGCTTGTATTTCTCGTGTTTTATCCGACTCCTGTTTCCGAGACCTGGGTTGCACTGCCTGTGCTCATGATTGCTCAAGCTGCTCTCATATTAAGTATTTCTATAATATGCGCTATGGTTGTTCCGTTTGTTCAAGACCTGTCATTTGTTATTGGAACCGGAATACAACTCATGTTTTTTGGGTCAGGGATTTTTTATCGTATTGAGGATGTTGTGCTGCCCGAGCACCAGCATATATTATACCTCAACCCTATGGCGGGGCTGCTGAAAGAATACAGGAACGTACTCATGTATTCCACGTGGCCGGATTGGGTATATATAGGGAAAATATTTCTCGTGTCGTGTCTGTTGCTGGTGTTTGCGGTGTACATGCTTCGCAAGCTTGATTATATATATCCCAGGATTTCTCAGCAATGA
- a CDS encoding ABC transporter ATP-binding protein, which translates to MSNIPLITFENIACRYKYRKKGLRFAYHDALKDISFTLYKGETLGVLGRNGAGKSTLLRIVAGIVRPDAGRVINHQPVSISLLTLQLGFSVELSGRDNAILGALMLGKTKKEALDRLDAIHEFSDLGHWFYEPLKSYSSGMRARLGFAVAMEVSPDILLVDEVLGVGDEAFRVKSTAAMKERMRSGQTVLFVSHSLPSMRELCTRVIWIEDGVTRMQGETMEILRAYREHMIATQK; encoded by the coding sequence ATGAGTAATATCCCTCTTATTACTTTCGAAAATATTGCATGCCGATACAAATATCGTAAAAAAGGGTTACGCTTTGCTTACCACGATGCTCTCAAGGATATCAGTTTCACCCTTTATAAAGGTGAAACCTTAGGCGTTTTGGGGCGCAATGGTGCCGGCAAGTCTACTTTGCTGCGAATCGTTGCAGGCATTGTTCGCCCAGACGCCGGACGTGTAATTAACCATCAACCAGTCTCTATTTCCTTGCTGACTCTCCAGCTTGGTTTCTCTGTCGAATTGAGCGGCCGCGACAATGCCATTCTTGGTGCTTTGATGCTTGGTAAAACTAAAAAGGAAGCGCTGGACAGGCTCGATGCTATTCATGAATTTTCCGATTTAGGGCACTGGTTTTACGAACCGTTGAAGTCGTACTCGTCAGGCATGCGAGCCCGTCTCGGTTTTGCCGTTGCAATGGAGGTGAGTCCGGATATCTTGCTTGTAGACGAAGTTCTCGGGGTTGGTGACGAGGCTTTCCGCGTCAAATCTACTGCAGCCATGAAAGAACGGATGCGATCCGGACAGACCGTGCTTTTCGTTTCGCACAGCCTTCCTTCAATGCGAGAGCTTTGTACTCGGGTTATATGGATTGAAGATGGAGTGACGCGTATGCAAGGTGAAACTATGGAAATATTGCGTGCATATAGAGAACATATGATTGCAACACAAAAATAA
- the gmd gene encoding GDP-mannose 4,6-dehydratase: MTRKTALITGVTGQDGAYLARFLLQKGYEVHGIKRRASSFNTERIDEIYEGPHSESRDFILHYGDMTDSTNLIRILQSVKPDEIYNLAAQSHVAVSFETPESTADAVALGPMRLLEAIRILGMNKTTRFYQASTSELYGKVLETPQTETTPFYPRSPYGVAKLYAYWICVNYRESYGMFACNGILFNHESPMRGETFVTRKITRALARIKLGLEDTLYLGNLNALRDWGHAKDYVEMQWLMLQQDEPDDYVIATGRQHSVRRMVEVAAAELGIAIEWKGKGVDEKGYDARTGKCIVAVDPRYFRPAEVETLLGDPSKAKRKLGWEPRITFEEMVREMVLHDLQEAERDALCLREGYTVNAKRE; this comes from the coding sequence ATGACCAGAAAAACTGCGTTGATTACGGGCGTTACCGGACAAGACGGCGCATACCTTGCCCGCTTTCTTCTCCAGAAAGGGTACGAGGTGCATGGCATCAAACGCCGCGCCTCCTCGTTCAACACCGAACGCATCGATGAGATATATGAAGGGCCGCACTCGGAATCGAGAGATTTTATCCTGCACTATGGAGACATGACGGACTCCACCAACCTTATCCGTATCCTTCAGTCGGTCAAACCGGATGAAATATACAACCTGGCGGCGCAAAGCCATGTGGCGGTCTCGTTCGAAACGCCCGAATCCACAGCCGATGCTGTGGCGTTGGGCCCCATGCGCCTTTTGGAGGCTATCCGCATCCTGGGCATGAATAAAACGACCCGCTTCTATCAGGCTTCCACATCGGAGTTGTACGGCAAGGTACTGGAGACTCCTCAGACCGAGACGACGCCTTTTTATCCGCGTTCGCCCTATGGCGTCGCCAAGCTGTATGCCTACTGGATTTGCGTAAACTATCGAGAATCATATGGGATGTTTGCCTGCAACGGCATACTGTTCAACCACGAGTCGCCCATGCGTGGTGAAACCTTTGTGACGCGCAAGATCACACGCGCGCTTGCCCGCATAAAGCTCGGCCTCGAGGACACCCTGTACCTAGGCAACCTGAACGCTCTGCGCGATTGGGGCCACGCAAAGGATTACGTCGAAATGCAGTGGCTGATGCTCCAGCAGGACGAGCCGGACGACTACGTCATTGCCACGGGCCGCCAACACTCCGTGCGCAGGATGGTTGAAGTGGCAGCGGCAGAGCTGGGAATTGCAATCGAGTGGAAAGGCAAGGGCGTCGACGAAAAGGGCTACGACGCCAGGACCGGTAAGTGCATCGTAGCTGTCGATCCGCGTTATTTCCGTCCTGCAGAGGTCGAGACTTTGCTCGGCGACCCGAGCAAAGCGAAAAGGAAACTGGGATGGGAGCCGCGGATCACTTTTGAAGAGATGGTCCGCGAAATGGTGCTGCACGACCTGCAAGAGGCCGAACGCGACGCACTGTGCCTGCGGGAAGGTTACACGGTCAACGCCAAGCGCGAGTAA